A single Pedobacter sp. PACM 27299 DNA region contains:
- a CDS encoding PAS domain-containing sensor histidine kinase yields MPYVNDSVLLSYAENQQLLNLLPIPVAVLKGELLTIGFANEAMFDFWKRDQAIPTLGLPLVIAFPMIDAVILAQLQQVFHTGESFKDQQVLMRFKSQSGELFSRFIDYTFHATISEHGLVNGILVSIQDVSDQVFSKQLLQDTSRKLEVSKYELASSKEECFMLSKIAKLGTWKLCCEHKVLSFSERGAILHGFSAGQVSLNTVLELIQEDYRDSVAQILEEFMELEKSFKIEYPIRPVNSVQTLWFRLTGWVVRDLSGGLVLFRGIVMDITSQKLELTRKSEFIGMASHELKTPLTSLTGLLQLLGRKVKVNKDDNLDQMMVLAMSQVRKMTGMVNGFVSISRLESDNFILELSDFDLQELLLEHLNEVRLSAALHTFVFNGIQPIILRADRLKIGILVANLLANAIKYTPAYKTITISCFEESGYVQVSVTDQGCGIADIDKSRIFELFSQIENSKIKNAAGFGIGLYLCAEIVSAHQGEIWMEDNEHNGCVFHFKLPTSF; encoded by the coding sequence ATGCCGTATGTAAATGACAGTGTTTTGCTGTCATATGCTGAAAATCAACAGCTATTAAACCTATTGCCGATTCCTGTAGCTGTTTTAAAAGGTGAATTATTGACTATTGGCTTTGCCAATGAGGCCATGTTTGATTTCTGGAAACGTGACCAGGCTATTCCAACCCTGGGGCTACCCTTAGTCATAGCCTTTCCTATGATTGATGCTGTTATTTTAGCACAGCTTCAGCAGGTTTTTCATACCGGGGAGAGTTTTAAAGATCAGCAGGTCCTAATGCGCTTTAAGAGCCAGAGCGGGGAGCTGTTTTCCAGGTTTATCGATTATACTTTTCATGCTACTATTTCTGAACATGGCCTTGTCAATGGAATTCTGGTGAGCATACAGGATGTTAGCGATCAGGTATTTTCCAAACAATTGCTGCAGGATACCTCCCGAAAGCTAGAGGTCTCTAAATATGAACTGGCCTCCAGTAAGGAAGAATGCTTTATGCTCAGTAAGATTGCTAAGCTGGGAACCTGGAAGTTGTGTTGTGAACACAAAGTGCTGAGCTTTTCTGAAAGAGGTGCCATACTACATGGTTTTAGTGCAGGGCAGGTTTCGCTAAACACAGTCCTTGAGCTGATTCAGGAAGATTACCGGGATTCAGTTGCTCAGATCTTGGAGGAATTTATGGAATTGGAAAAATCATTTAAAATAGAGTATCCGATCAGGCCTGTGAATTCAGTACAAACACTCTGGTTTCGTTTAACTGGTTGGGTAGTCAGGGATTTAAGTGGTGGACTTGTGCTGTTTAGGGGAATAGTTATGGACATTACTAGTCAAAAATTGGAGCTGACACGTAAAAGTGAGTTTATCGGTATGGCCAGTCATGAGCTAAAAACGCCCCTTACTTCCCTCACTGGACTACTACAGTTATTGGGCAGGAAAGTAAAAGTCAACAAGGATGACAATCTGGATCAAATGATGGTGCTGGCCATGTCACAGGTTCGAAAAATGACGGGTATGGTGAATGGTTTTGTGAGTATTTCGCGTTTGGAATCTGATAATTTTATATTGGAATTGAGCGATTTTGATTTGCAAGAATTATTGCTGGAGCATCTGAATGAAGTTCGGCTGTCAGCAGCCCTGCACACTTTTGTTTTTAACGGTATTCAGCCGATTATCCTCAGAGCTGATCGGTTAAAGATTGGGATTTTGGTGGCCAATTTATTGGCTAATGCCATTAAATATACTCCTGCTTACAAAACGATTACCATAAGCTGTTTTGAAGAATCAGGTTACGTCCAGGTAAGTGTCACAGACCAAGGCTGCGGAATTGCGGATATTGATAAAAGTAGAATTTTTGAGCTTTTTAGCCAGATAGAAAATTCAAAGATAAAGAATGCTGCTGGTTTTGGAATAGGATTATATCTATGTGCAGAAATCGTAAGCGCCCATCAAGGTGAAATCTGGATGGAGGATAATGAGCATAATGGTTGTGTTTTTCACTTTAAATTGCCTACTTCTTTCTAA
- a CDS encoding Crp/Fnr family transcriptional regulator: MFEVFFSHIQEKVSLTEVQKDILKTFFTPKKLRKKQYLLQQGDVCKYLSFVEKGLLRSYNVDEKGVEHINMFALEGWWSSDIHSFFTRENAAINIEAIEDTEILMISPESFEEMTLQVPIMDRYFRILFQNSLFTKERRLISSITHTAEEKYMKFVESNPTLVQRLPQNLIASYLGFAPETLSRIKKNIAMRK, translated from the coding sequence ATGTTTGAAGTGTTTTTTTCTCATATTCAGGAAAAGGTGTCACTGACTGAGGTTCAGAAGGATATCCTTAAAACTTTTTTTACCCCTAAAAAACTAAGGAAAAAACAGTATTTGCTTCAACAGGGGGATGTCTGTAAATACCTGTCATTCGTAGAAAAGGGTTTGCTCAGGTCTTATAATGTTGATGAAAAGGGCGTAGAACATATAAATATGTTTGCATTGGAGGGCTGGTGGTCATCAGATATACATAGCTTCTTTACTCGTGAAAATGCTGCTATTAATATTGAGGCCATTGAGGATACTGAAATTTTAATGATATCGCCGGAGTCGTTTGAGGAAATGACTTTACAAGTTCCTATTATGGATCGTTACTTTCGTATCCTTTTTCAAAATAGCCTTTTTACCAAGGAGCGCAGGTTAATTAGTTCAATTACCCATACCGCAGAGGAAAAATACATGAAATTTGTTGAAAGTAATCCAACACTTGTTCAAAGGCTTCCTCAAAATCTGATCGCTTCATACCTCGGCTTTGCCCCTGAAACCTTAAGTCGAATCAAGAAGAATATCGCAATGCGAAAGTAA
- a CDS encoding PAS domain-containing sensor histidine kinase encodes MNLNHIIPESLILVKVLEAANTGIVITDNLLPDNPIVFCNPAFEEISGYSRAEIIGHNCRFLQDQDRDQQARFTIKKALTAGENCVVEIRNYNKQGKLFYNELHISAVKDASGQITHFIGIQNDISKRKIAEHALEMNFKEIEQKVAERTQMLQQSEEYLSSIVETIRESLIVMDKNYHVLSANQHFLSTFKVSINDTKGKLLYQLGNGQWNIPELKTMMEEILPNNNPVLDYEVEYEFPHIGRKLMLLNAHRVELEGQFKDRILLAIEDITERKAIEQRKDDFLSIASHELKTPLTTVVGYMQMIQRLMPENASDKFRTVVNKTGSYVGRLNQLLSELLDVSRIQSGNIELHKEQFDFDKMILDTIEGIQSASPCHQITIKGKTGICYYGDESHLIQVLTNLISNAIKYSPESNIVEVHISRVSNFIKVSVKDHGMGIKEDELKKIFQRFYRIGEIQQKLSWNGHWSVYLRADHQKPPRYLMGRE; translated from the coding sequence TTGAATTTAAATCATATTATACCCGAGTCGCTTATTCTGGTCAAGGTACTGGAGGCGGCCAATACAGGAATTGTAATTACCGATAACCTGTTACCCGATAATCCGATAGTTTTCTGTAACCCTGCTTTTGAAGAAATTTCAGGTTACAGCCGCGCAGAGATCATAGGACATAATTGTCGTTTCCTGCAAGATCAGGATAGAGATCAACAGGCACGTTTTACGATAAAAAAGGCTTTAACTGCAGGAGAAAACTGTGTAGTAGAAATTCGAAACTACAATAAACAAGGAAAGCTATTCTACAATGAACTGCATATCTCTGCAGTAAAAGATGCCTCGGGTCAAATCACCCATTTCATAGGAATTCAAAACGACATCAGCAAAAGGAAAATAGCAGAACATGCGCTGGAAATGAATTTTAAAGAAATTGAGCAGAAAGTAGCCGAGCGAACCCAAATGCTACAACAAAGTGAAGAATATTTATCTAGCATTGTTGAAACCATTCGCGAAAGCCTGATTGTAATGGATAAAAATTATCATGTGCTAAGCGCCAATCAGCATTTTCTGAGTACCTTTAAAGTCTCCATAAATGACACAAAAGGAAAACTGTTATATCAACTGGGTAATGGGCAATGGAACATACCTGAACTTAAAACCATGATGGAAGAAATCCTTCCCAATAACAATCCGGTGTTAGATTATGAAGTAGAATACGAATTTCCGCACATAGGTAGGAAATTGATGCTGCTCAACGCCCACCGGGTAGAGTTAGAAGGACAATTCAAAGACCGGATTTTACTAGCCATAGAGGATATTACTGAGCGGAAGGCCATTGAGCAGCGCAAAGATGATTTTCTGTCCATTGCAAGTCACGAACTTAAAACACCTTTAACCACCGTTGTTGGTTACATGCAGATGATCCAAAGGCTTATGCCTGAAAATGCTTCAGATAAATTCAGAACAGTAGTCAACAAGACAGGCAGCTATGTAGGTCGCCTGAACCAACTGTTGTCCGAGCTGCTGGACGTTTCCAGAATACAAAGCGGTAATATCGAATTGCATAAGGAACAATTTGATTTTGACAAAATGATCCTGGATACCATAGAGGGTATTCAATCCGCCAGTCCATGCCACCAAATTACCATTAAAGGTAAAACAGGCATCTGTTATTATGGTGATGAATCTCATCTCATCCAGGTACTAACCAACCTGATCAGCAATGCCATTAAATATTCACCAGAATCTAATATCGTTGAAGTCCATATCTCCAGAGTCAGTAATTTTATTAAAGTTTCTGTGAAAGACCATGGAATGGGGATTAAGGAAGACGAATTGAAGAAAATCTTCCAGCGATTTTACCGAATAGGTGAAATTCAACAAAAACTATCCTGGAATGGGCATTGGTCTGTATATCTGCGAGCAGATCATCAAAAACCACCAAGGTACCTTATGGGCAGAGAGTAA
- a CDS encoding response regulator, which translates to MDKKVMICDDDKGILEMMELIVEDFGYRVCTEANSMKLIKAMEREKPDILILDIWMPLLSGDQVLKNLRSDPKFQKLPVIMYSASTDGAAIAKKTGADDYLPKPFDINLLIEKIQKLL; encoded by the coding sequence ATGGATAAGAAAGTAATGATTTGTGATGACGATAAAGGCATTCTTGAAATGATGGAACTAATTGTAGAGGATTTTGGTTACCGTGTTTGCACAGAAGCAAACAGCATGAAATTGATTAAAGCCATGGAAAGGGAAAAACCTGATATTCTAATACTGGACATTTGGATGCCCTTACTTTCAGGTGATCAGGTACTAAAAAACCTTCGATCAGATCCAAAATTCCAAAAGCTGCCGGTAATTATGTACTCAGCCAGCACTGATGGAGCGGCAATTGCAAAAAAAACAGGGGCAGATGACTATCTGCCCAAACCTTTTGATATTAATTTACTGATCGAAAAAATCCAAAAACTTCTTTAA
- a CDS encoding UPF0758 domain-containing protein: MKNKTIVSESFSNSNKHYFLDFKVADNHTNYIQITRSDQMQDGSYTRNQVIVFEEDFYFLIQAFSSLFQSAAHHDQQNVTIKDLFHEKKRGQANGIKSWDPELRPRDKLFNNGVSVMDDAELLAILIHSGTPSESAVDLSSRILESIDDQISKLAELSHRDLCCFNGMGLAKSCSIMAAMELGKRAFAK; the protein is encoded by the coding sequence ATGAAAAACAAAACCATAGTATCTGAAAGTTTCTCTAATTCAAATAAGCATTACTTCCTTGATTTTAAAGTCGCGGACAATCACACGAACTATATTCAGATCACTAGAAGTGATCAAATGCAGGATGGTTCATATACCCGCAATCAGGTCATTGTCTTTGAAGAGGATTTCTATTTTTTAATTCAGGCTTTTTCCTCTCTATTTCAAAGTGCTGCTCATCATGATCAGCAGAATGTAACGATCAAAGATCTATTTCATGAAAAAAAGCGGGGGCAGGCTAATGGCATTAAAAGCTGGGATCCTGAGTTGAGGCCAAGAGATAAATTGTTCAATAATGGTGTTTCTGTTATGGATGATGCTGAACTATTGGCGATTTTGATTCACTCTGGTACTCCCAGTGAAAGCGCGGTGGATTTGTCTTCTCGGATATTGGAAAGTATTGATGATCAAATCAGCAAGCTTGCGGAGTTATCACATCGTGATTTATGCTGTTTCAATGGTATGGGGCTGGCTAAATCCTGTAGTATTATGGCTGCAATGGAGTTGGGGAAACGTGCATTTGCCAAGTAG
- a CDS encoding helix-turn-helix domain-containing protein, giving the protein MALKKGELTTGVISGIRSKRGAAFALNNLRMSSNIKVKRICEFCGNSFLARTTVTRFCSHICNSRYGKRKVREEKIQASEKQVVATVVATAKDIVVAEFLTVREAARLLNISIRGIYNIIQTGRIKAVRLTPRKTLIKRIDIDQMLALAEFKVPVLKARKKNPHPKYCYSITEAQQVLNFSEKALWDLLKRNNIPKYRDGKFSYVLKSDLNNFSNQND; this is encoded by the coding sequence ATGGCACTTAAAAAAGGAGAGTTAACTACAGGTGTTATTAGTGGAATTAGATCGAAAAGAGGCGCTGCATTTGCGTTAAACAACCTTAGGATGAGTTCGAATATTAAAGTCAAAAGAATTTGTGAGTTTTGTGGAAATAGCTTCCTGGCAAGGACTACTGTAACTAGATTTTGTAGCCATATCTGTAACAGCAGGTATGGCAAACGAAAAGTCCGGGAGGAGAAGATTCAAGCTTCTGAAAAACAAGTTGTAGCAACTGTAGTTGCTACTGCTAAGGATATAGTTGTTGCTGAATTTTTAACTGTCAGGGAAGCTGCTAGATTATTGAATATTTCCATCAGAGGTATTTATAACATTATTCAAACGGGTAGAATAAAAGCAGTAAGATTGACTCCACGAAAAACTTTGATCAAAAGGATTGATATTGATCAAATGCTGGCTCTTGCTGAATTTAAGGTACCTGTTCTAAAGGCACGTAAAAAGAATCCGCATCCGAAGTATTGTTACTCTATCACTGAGGCGCAGCAGGTGCTTAATTTTTCTGAGAAGGCCTTGTGGGATCTGCTGAAGAGAAATAATATTCCGAAATATCGTGATGGTAAGTTTAGTTACGTGTTGAAGTCTGATCTAAACAATTTTTCTAACCAAAACGATTAA
- a CDS encoding DUF932 domain-containing protein, giving the protein MAHHLNYNEQTEKHSFFTVKQKAWHKLGQLIEDYPTSAEAIVHAGLDYAVEKRPLFSLNAEELEKYKNPDADDFFDQIQPDIIVPDYFANVRTDTQAVLGVVGKDYTVVQNTDAFAFFDSIVGGADGILYETAGALGKGERIFITAKLPDYIRVGKDDCIEKYLFLTTSHDGYGSVTAAFTPVRIVCQNTLNAALNHQTNCIKIRHTSSAKDRLKQAHQLLGISNLLAVELQEVFNQWSKIQINDHLVKRLVQIAMAPNKQTLEHLADHQQDQLSSIYTNVVSNVMEYAFCSPTQQDQSTRGTLYGAYNAVTGYFQNVRGYKDEQSKFKCIMDGAGAQRSQVAFNLCMEFARSGASSLS; this is encoded by the coding sequence ATGGCACATCATCTTAATTATAACGAGCAGACAGAAAAACACAGCTTTTTTACAGTGAAACAAAAAGCCTGGCATAAACTAGGGCAGCTGATTGAGGATTATCCGACAAGTGCTGAGGCGATCGTTCATGCGGGCCTAGATTATGCGGTTGAGAAAAGGCCCTTATTTAGCTTGAATGCTGAGGAGCTGGAGAAGTACAAAAATCCGGATGCTGATGACTTTTTCGATCAGATCCAGCCGGATATTATAGTTCCAGATTATTTCGCTAATGTGCGTACTGATACACAGGCTGTACTGGGGGTGGTGGGTAAGGATTATACCGTGGTTCAGAATACTGATGCTTTTGCATTTTTTGATAGTATTGTGGGCGGGGCTGATGGGATATTGTATGAGACTGCTGGTGCTCTGGGTAAAGGGGAGCGTATTTTTATTACGGCTAAACTTCCTGATTATATACGCGTGGGCAAGGATGATTGCATCGAAAAGTATTTGTTTTTAACCACTTCTCACGATGGTTATGGTAGTGTTACTGCTGCTTTTACGCCGGTTAGAATTGTTTGTCAGAATACTTTGAATGCTGCATTGAATCATCAAACCAATTGCATTAAAATAAGACATACATCCAGTGCGAAGGATCGTTTAAAACAGGCACATCAGCTGCTGGGTATAAGTAACCTTTTGGCTGTTGAGCTACAGGAGGTTTTTAATCAATGGTCTAAAATCCAGATCAATGATCATTTGGTGAAACGGCTTGTTCAGATTGCAATGGCACCCAATAAGCAGACACTTGAGCATTTAGCAGATCATCAGCAAGATCAGCTTTCTAGTATTTATACCAATGTAGTCAGTAATGTGATGGAGTATGCGTTTTGCAGTCCTACTCAACAGGACCAAAGTACTAGGGGCACATTGTATGGAGCTTACAATGCGGTAACAGGATATTTTCAGAATGTTAGGGGTTATAAGGATGAGCAAAGCAAGTTTAAATGCATCATGGATGGGGCCGGAGCCCAAAGGTCTCAGGTTGCATTTAATCTTTGTATGGAATTTGCCCGATCGGGAGCAAGTTCACTGAGTTAA
- a CDS encoding SDR family oxidoreductase encodes MSNTKIPRILITGATGQVGSKTIDFLLSNSEIEIIAAVRSQQKAGAFDVRGIATVIFDFDDEGTHLPALKNIDSVFVVTGYTVDMLRQSKTFLDNAKKAGVQHVVHLGACGRDDTTVAHWAWHQLIERYIEWSGFSFTHLRPETFMQNILSYGGKKSIENGVIHAYVEGARLSWVDVEDVAKVAAEALIHPEIHAGQTYRLGYDAVTFHELALMMTAIVGKPFHYEPLSPEVFLKSMISAGAEMAYMRCVYDHWKRYAAGTIPGADDTFNNFHEITGSQPTRWADFIEKHKVELDY; translated from the coding sequence ATGTCAAATACAAAAATTCCAAGAATACTTATCACCGGGGCAACCGGTCAGGTGGGTAGTAAAACAATAGATTTTCTGCTTTCTAATAGTGAAATTGAAATTATTGCGGCTGTACGCTCACAACAAAAGGCAGGTGCTTTTGATGTGAGAGGAATTGCTACAGTTATTTTTGATTTTGATGATGAGGGTACACATCTCCCTGCGCTAAAAAACATCGATAGTGTATTTGTTGTTACCGGTTATACGGTTGATATGCTACGCCAGAGTAAAACTTTCCTGGATAACGCAAAAAAAGCAGGTGTTCAGCATGTTGTTCATCTAGGTGCTTGTGGTCGTGATGATACTACGGTTGCACATTGGGCATGGCATCAGTTGATCGAACGATATATAGAATGGTCTGGATTTTCTTTTACGCATTTACGCCCCGAAACATTTATGCAGAACATATTGAGTTATGGCGGTAAGAAATCGATTGAAAATGGGGTCATTCACGCTTATGTTGAAGGTGCGCGTTTAAGTTGGGTGGATGTAGAAGACGTAGCGAAGGTGGCTGCTGAAGCTTTAATACATCCTGAAATTCATGCAGGGCAGACTTATAGGTTAGGCTATGATGCGGTAACATTTCATGAATTGGCCTTGATGATGACTGCTATCGTTGGAAAGCCGTTCCACTATGAACCACTTTCTCCTGAAGTTTTTTTAAAGTCGATGATCAGTGCAGGTGCTGAAATGGCTTATATGAGGTGTGTATATGATCACTGGAAGCGTTATGCTGCAGGAACTATTCCCGGTGCCGATGACACTTTCAATAACTTCCATGAGATTACCGGTAGCCAACCAACTAGATGGGCTGATTTTATTGAAAAGCATAAAGTTGAACTTGACTACTAA
- a CDS encoding tyrosine-type recombinase/integrase: MAKVKMRLRTIVNNRKSIILDYSPSLKNPSTGKLHRFETLKLFIYDSPVDQWERQHNKETMVLARSICAQRQLDIQNRRFGFISDARKDGSFIDFFKIEARKKQHSVSDSWGMSLRYFCAFAGHDLKFPELNDYLCEDYKNYLLSGPGISRTERPISKNTAVSYYAKLRHILRIAYKKGLIPQDLHAIVKPITPKETHRERLSLEEFQHLADTPADSDLMKMASLFSGLTGLRFSDVATLKWSELRGTPGKYELQFSQEKTDAAEVMPISDQAVSMMGIQNTENIFVFQGLRYSRMKTFFKHWLTKAGIRKNITFHSFRHTFATLQLELGTDIYTVSKMLGHKAFKNTEIYAKIVDKTKRNAADKVMLNIPEETVEVEKDEVLAPKSFKFIVHRNE, translated from the coding sequence ATGGCTAAAGTAAAAATGAGGTTGAGAACTATCGTGAATAATAGGAAAAGCATAATACTTGATTATTCACCATCCCTTAAAAATCCCTCTACCGGTAAACTTCATCGGTTTGAAACGCTAAAACTGTTTATCTATGATAGTCCTGTAGATCAATGGGAGCGGCAACATAATAAGGAAACAATGGTGCTGGCTCGTAGTATTTGTGCGCAACGTCAATTGGATATACAGAATCGAAGGTTTGGTTTTATTTCAGACGCCAGAAAAGACGGTAGCTTTATCGATTTTTTTAAAATTGAAGCCCGTAAAAAGCAACATTCTGTTTCAGATAGCTGGGGGATGAGCTTACGTTATTTTTGCGCCTTTGCTGGCCATGATTTGAAGTTTCCTGAGCTCAATGATTACTTGTGTGAGGATTATAAAAATTATTTACTCAGTGGGCCTGGTATCAGTAGGACTGAAAGGCCTATCTCAAAAAATACAGCTGTAAGCTATTATGCTAAGCTTAGACATATTTTAAGAATCGCCTATAAAAAGGGCTTAATTCCCCAGGATCTACATGCGATTGTTAAGCCGATTACTCCTAAGGAGACGCATAGAGAAAGGCTTAGCCTTGAGGAATTCCAACACTTAGCGGATACACCTGCTGATTCAGATTTAATGAAAATGGCTTCGCTTTTTTCAGGGCTTACTGGTTTGAGATTTTCTGATGTAGCGACTTTGAAGTGGTCAGAGCTTCGCGGAACTCCCGGAAAATACGAGCTTCAGTTCTCGCAGGAAAAAACAGATGCAGCGGAGGTGATGCCGATCTCAGACCAGGCGGTCTCCATGATGGGGATTCAGAATACAGAAAATATTTTTGTTTTTCAAGGTTTAAGGTATTCCAGAATGAAGACTTTTTTTAAACATTGGTTGACAAAAGCAGGTATCAGAAAGAATATTACGTTTCATAGTTTTCGCCATACTTTCGCAACATTACAATTGGAGCTTGGAACTGATATTTATACGGTTTCTAAAATGCTAGGTCATAAAGCATTTAAGAATACGGAAATTTATGCAAAAATTGTAGACAAGACTAAGCGTAATGCCGCAGATAAGGTGATGCTCAATATCCCAGAAGAAACTGTGGAGGTTGAAAAGGATGAAGTCTTAGCGCCGAAATCATTTAAGTTTATTGTGCATCGAAATGAATAA
- a CDS encoding endonuclease/exonuclease/phosphatase family protein has translation MNIFLLFLSCILLSFSLLSLIRNDYWTFRVFDYPRLQKFVATAATLILVIVFFTEYFLPQWMLVGLLSLNLAFLGYQIIPFTPLGKKHILWSKNYISGQSIRIIISNVFQDNTNFQGCLDVLNKNEADLILLLETNKIWEQQTISLQKTHPFHYRVPQENTYGMILYSKYELLSPELKFLVEQDIPSIHTKIKLPCGQIIQLYALHPTPPVPNENPRSTERDKELLLIADMAKACSDPVIVIGDMNDVAWSYTTELFLKMSGLLDPRRGRGFYNSFHAHYPIMRFPLDHAFISTDFKLHKIKRLPNFNSDHFPIYIGLQYEPAAELQQQSIKASPEDIAIAQEKKHAVTYII, from the coding sequence ATGAATATTTTTTTACTTTTTCTCAGTTGCATTCTTTTGTCGTTTTCCTTGCTTTCTTTAATCAGAAATGATTATTGGACATTCAGAGTATTCGACTATCCAAGATTGCAAAAATTTGTTGCAACAGCAGCTACCTTAATTCTCGTTATTGTCTTTTTTACTGAATACTTTCTACCACAATGGATGCTGGTAGGCTTACTATCGCTGAATCTGGCTTTTTTAGGCTATCAAATTATCCCTTTTACTCCATTAGGGAAAAAACACATTTTATGGAGTAAGAACTATATTTCCGGTCAGAGTATCCGCATAATCATCTCAAATGTATTTCAAGATAACACCAACTTTCAAGGCTGTCTTGACGTTTTAAACAAAAATGAAGCAGACCTGATCTTATTATTGGAAACTAATAAAATCTGGGAGCAGCAGACGATCAGCCTTCAAAAAACACATCCGTTCCATTATCGTGTACCTCAGGAAAACACCTATGGAATGATACTTTACTCAAAGTATGAACTGCTCAGCCCGGAGCTAAAATTTCTTGTGGAACAGGACATCCCATCCATCCATACAAAAATTAAATTACCCTGTGGCCAAATCATACAGCTATATGCTTTACACCCTACTCCACCAGTGCCCAATGAAAATCCAAGATCAACCGAGCGCGACAAAGAACTGCTGCTTATTGCAGATATGGCTAAAGCCTGTTCTGATCCTGTCATTGTGATTGGAGATATGAATGATGTAGCCTGGAGCTATACTACAGAATTATTTCTTAAAATGAGCGGCTTACTTGATCCCAGACGCGGACGTGGATTTTATAATTCCTTCCATGCCCATTATCCCATCATGCGCTTTCCACTAGATCATGCTTTTATATCTACGGATTTCAAACTTCATAAAATAAAAAGGCTACCAAATTTTAACTCCGACCATTTTCCTATTTATATAGGATTACAATATGAACCCGCAGCAGAACTACAACAGCAAAGCATCAAAGCCAGCCCTGAGGATATAGCCATAGCCCAGGAAAAAAAACATGCAGTCACCTATATTATATAG
- a CDS encoding helix-turn-helix domain-containing protein, with protein sequence MEPFSFDKLPEVVRQLFEKIERMEEMLHELQPKEQQENQLLSITEAAEFLKVTVSALYTKVSRQEIPVSKPGKRLYFNKTELKKWILASRKKTIAELKSEAEERIKIRDKHKNFI encoded by the coding sequence ATGGAACCATTCAGCTTCGACAAACTTCCTGAAGTCGTCCGTCAGTTATTTGAGAAAATAGAAAGGATGGAAGAAATGCTTCATGAATTACAGCCAAAAGAACAGCAAGAGAACCAGCTGCTGAGCATAACTGAGGCCGCTGAATTCCTAAAAGTAACCGTATCTGCTTTATACACGAAAGTAAGCCGGCAAGAAATCCCGGTAAGTAAGCCTGGAAAAAGACTATACTTTAATAAAACTGAACTAAAAAAATGGATCCTGGCCTCAAGAAAAAAAACGATTGCAGAGCTAAAAAGCGAAGCAGAAGAACGAATTAAAATTCGTGATAAGCATAAAAACTTCATTTGA